The following proteins come from a genomic window of Balearica regulorum gibbericeps isolate bBalReg1 chromosome 9, bBalReg1.pri, whole genome shotgun sequence:
- the LOC104639168 gene encoding vesicle-associated membrane protein 2 — MSAPAPTQGPTSAGAAGPPPATNVSSNKRLQQTQARVDEVVDIMRMNVDKVLERDQKLSELDNRADALQAGASQFETSAAKLKRKYWWKNCKMMIILGVVCAIILIIIIIYFST, encoded by the exons GTCTGCTCCAGCTCCTACCCAGGGTCCCAccagtgctggggctgcagggccacCTCCTGCTACCAATGTGTCAAGTAACAAACGGCTGCAGCAGACACAAGCCCGTGTGGATGAG GTGGTAGACATCATGAGAATGAATGTGGACAAGGTGCTAGAAAGAGACCAGAAGCTATCAGAGCTTGATAACCGGGCAGATGCTTTGCAAGCAGGTGCCTCACAGTTTGAAACCAGTGCAGccaaactgaagagaaaatactggTGGAAAAATTGCAAG ATGATGATCATCCTTGGTGTAGTATGCGCAATCATTCTCATTATAATTATAA ttTATTTCTCCACTTGA